The following are encoded together in the Microbacterium hatanonis genome:
- a CDS encoding PLP-dependent aminotransferase family protein yields the protein MDSRISARSLAASLGGWRSKDPVYEALADGIRLLCLDNRIAPRTALPAERELSAELRLSRTTVAAAYRSLRDTGHIESVRGSGSITLPLRRTDPGHRATGDETIDLQQASPPAWPGLAGVITDVAAGAATLVSTVGYDIVGRPGLRDAIAARYTARGIPTTPDEVMITTGAQSAIHLIASVLLGRADRVLIETPTYPHAADAFRRAGARMVGVPVTTSDGWDLDRAEQAFARTLPVLAYLMPDFQNPTGRTMTAQERAVIAAAADRSGTLVIVDETTSDLDIDRAIEPEPFGRGESVIRLGSLGKTVWGGLRIGWIRAEAELVRRLVSARAVHDLGTPEIEQAVAEALLPRLDEIAQQRAHLLRQGRDAVSAALRDRIPQWRVPAVDGGVSLWVELDAPLSSGLVMAARARGLYLSAGSRFAVEGGYDRHLRVPFTAPAATLVSAVSILEQVWPTVHDGAPRALVDSFDAVV from the coding sequence ATGGACTCACGGATATCGGCCCGCTCCCTCGCCGCCTCGCTCGGCGGTTGGCGCTCGAAGGATCCGGTGTACGAGGCTCTCGCCGACGGCATCCGGCTCCTCTGTCTCGACAATCGGATCGCGCCGCGCACGGCCCTCCCCGCGGAACGGGAATTGTCGGCGGAGCTGCGCCTGAGTCGCACGACAGTGGCCGCCGCGTACCGGAGTCTCCGTGACACCGGGCACATCGAGAGCGTCCGCGGCTCCGGCAGCATCACTCTGCCTCTGCGGCGCACAGACCCTGGGCATCGTGCCACCGGCGACGAGACCATCGACCTGCAGCAGGCGAGTCCACCCGCGTGGCCGGGGCTGGCCGGCGTCATCACAGACGTGGCGGCCGGGGCAGCGACACTCGTCTCCACGGTCGGGTACGACATCGTCGGCCGTCCTGGACTGCGCGATGCCATCGCCGCCCGTTACACGGCCCGGGGGATCCCGACCACTCCCGACGAGGTGATGATCACGACAGGCGCGCAGAGCGCGATCCACCTGATCGCGTCGGTGCTGCTGGGTCGCGCCGACAGGGTGCTCATCGAGACGCCCACCTATCCCCACGCGGCCGATGCCTTCCGCCGCGCCGGTGCTCGCATGGTCGGCGTCCCGGTGACGACGTCGGATGGGTGGGACCTCGACCGCGCGGAGCAGGCGTTCGCGCGAACCCTCCCGGTGCTCGCGTATCTGATGCCCGATTTCCAGAACCCGACGGGTCGCACGATGACGGCGCAGGAGCGTGCGGTCATCGCCGCGGCCGCCGACCGATCGGGCACCCTCGTCATCGTCGACGAGACCACGTCCGATCTCGACATCGATCGGGCGATCGAGCCCGAGCCGTTCGGCCGGGGGGAGTCGGTGATCCGCCTCGGCTCGCTCGGGAAGACGGTGTGGGGCGGCTTGCGGATCGGATGGATCCGAGCGGAGGCCGAACTCGTCCGTCGTCTCGTCTCCGCACGCGCCGTGCACGACCTGGGCACACCGGAGATCGAGCAGGCGGTCGCCGAGGCACTCCTGCCTCGCCTCGACGAGATCGCCCAGCAACGCGCTCACCTGCTCCGGCAGGGGCGAGACGCCGTCTCGGCCGCGCTGCGCGATCGGATTCCCCAGTGGCGCGTGCCCGCCGTCGACGGCGGAGTGTCGCTCTGGGTCGAGCTGGACGCCCCGCTGAGTTCCGGTCTGGTCATGGCCGCGCGAGCGCGGGGCCTGTACCTCTCGGCTGGATCGCGCTTCGCAGTGGAAGGCGGCTACGACCGCCACCTGCGCGTGCCGTTCACGGCCCCCGCGGCGA
- a CDS encoding YczE/YyaS/YitT family protein: MARRILQLLIGLVLYGAGCALTIRAGWGVDPWTVFAQGVSIHTGVGIGWVTNILGALVLLAWIPLRQKPGIGTLANVALVGTSIQATLAFVPTAPDVWTGGAMLVGGTLLVALASGLYLGTAFGPGPRDGLMTGLHRRLGWPIWLCRLLVESTVLIAGWLLGGTVGVGTVIFAVCIGPLVHHALPLFDLAKRRRVPVEA, encoded by the coding sequence ATGGCCCGACGCATCCTCCAGCTCCTCATCGGTCTCGTGCTCTACGGGGCCGGGTGCGCTCTGACGATCCGCGCCGGGTGGGGCGTCGACCCGTGGACGGTCTTCGCGCAGGGAGTCTCGATCCACACCGGCGTCGGCATCGGCTGGGTGACGAACATCCTCGGTGCCCTCGTGCTCCTGGCGTGGATCCCCCTCCGGCAGAAGCCGGGGATCGGCACGCTGGCGAACGTCGCTCTCGTCGGCACCTCGATCCAGGCGACGCTGGCTTTCGTGCCGACGGCGCCCGACGTCTGGACGGGGGGCGCCATGCTGGTCGGTGGCACCCTGCTCGTGGCTCTGGCCTCCGGGCTCTACCTCGGGACGGCGTTCGGCCCTGGACCGCGCGACGGACTGATGACGGGGCTGCACCGCCGTCTCGGCTGGCCGATCTGGCTCTGCCGACTCCTCGTGGAGAGCACCGTGCTCATCGCCGGATGGCTGCTGGGCGGGACCGTCGGCGTAGGCACCGTGATCTTCGCGGTCTGCATCGGACCGCTGGTGCACCACGCGCTGCCGCTGTTCGACCTCGCGAAGCGACGCCGGGTCCCGGTCGAGGCCTGA
- a CDS encoding methyltransferase: MTEAKTRRLWVAYGPAGAVGKIQTDDDWYVVQMAGADEELGRYPTMEIAKSALTAHLKPGSERPEFREH, translated from the coding sequence ATGACCGAAGCGAAGACGCGCAGACTGTGGGTGGCCTACGGACCGGCGGGGGCCGTGGGCAAGATCCAGACAGACGACGACTGGTACGTCGTGCAGATGGCGGGGGCCGACGAGGAGCTCGGCCGCTACCCGACCATGGAGATCGCCAAGTCGGCGCTCACCGCGCATCTGAAACCGGGGTCGGAGCGCCCCGAATTCCGCGAGCACTGA
- the orn gene encoding oligoribonuclease has product MVAASENDRLVWIDCEMTGLDLDVDELVEIAVVVTDFDLRILDPGFSIVIKPDDSALASMSEFVTDMHRSSGLLEEIPHGVSLADAEFQALEYIQRFAPVEGKAPLAGNTIGTDRMFLAKYMPRIDRWLHYRNIDVSSVKELSRRWFPRAYFHAPAKDGGHRALADIRESIRELAYYRQAVFVPEPGPSSDVAKAAAASTVSSFSAGV; this is encoded by the coding sequence ATGGTGGCTGCCTCCGAGAACGATCGACTCGTCTGGATCGACTGCGAGATGACGGGACTCGATCTCGACGTCGACGAACTCGTGGAGATCGCCGTCGTCGTCACGGATTTCGACCTGCGCATCCTCGACCCCGGATTCTCCATCGTCATCAAACCCGATGACTCGGCCCTGGCGTCGATGAGCGAATTCGTCACCGACATGCACCGCTCCTCCGGACTGCTCGAGGAGATCCCCCACGGCGTCAGCCTCGCCGACGCCGAGTTCCAGGCGCTGGAGTACATCCAGAGATTCGCGCCGGTCGAGGGCAAGGCACCGCTCGCGGGCAACACGATCGGCACCGACCGCATGTTCCTCGCGAAGTACATGCCCCGCATCGACCGCTGGTTGCACTACCGGAACATCGACGTCTCGAGTGTGAAAGAACTCTCCCGTCGCTGGTTCCCGCGCGCCTACTTCCATGCGCCCGCGAAGGACGGCGGGCACCGCGCTCTCGCCGACATCCGCGAATCGATCCGCGAACTCGCCTACTACCGCCAGGCGGTGTTCGTTCCCGAGCCCGGCCCCAGCAGCGACGTCGCGAAGGCAGCCGCAGCCTCCACCGTGTCGTCTTTCTCGGCAGGAGTGTGA
- a CDS encoding metallopeptidase family protein, whose translation MLDLSSDAFERLVVDELDRLPDEMIDGLDNVVFVVEDRAEDGSLDLLGLYDGWALTERERYGVGELPDRIILYREAHLAVCDDEEELRDEVHTTLVHEIAHFYGIDDERLHELGWA comes from the coding sequence ATGCTTGATCTGAGTTCCGACGCGTTCGAGAGACTCGTGGTGGACGAACTCGATCGTCTCCCCGACGAGATGATCGACGGTCTCGACAACGTCGTCTTCGTCGTCGAAGACAGAGCAGAGGACGGCAGTCTCGACCTGCTCGGTCTCTACGACGGGTGGGCGCTGACCGAGCGGGAGCGCTACGGCGTCGGCGAGCTGCCCGACCGGATCATCCTCTACCGCGAGGCCCACCTCGCCGTGTGCGACGACGAGGAAGAACTCCGCGACGAGGTGCACACCACGCTGGTGCATGAGATCGCGCACTTCTACGGCATCGACGATGAGCGCCTGCACGAGTTGGGATGGGCCTGA
- the clpS gene encoding ATP-dependent Clp protease adapter ClpS: MGLIMALTHLDAREDLDPGRLGDDVWQTVVWNDPVNLMSYVAHVFREYFGFDAETASRLMLAVHHEGHAVVSRGPREQMELHTQAMHDYGLWATVRNGASS, translated from the coding sequence ATGGGCCTGATCATGGCACTCACGCACCTCGACGCCCGGGAGGACCTCGACCCGGGTCGACTCGGCGACGACGTCTGGCAGACCGTGGTCTGGAACGATCCGGTCAACCTCATGAGCTACGTGGCACATGTTTTCCGCGAGTACTTCGGATTCGACGCCGAGACGGCTTCCCGACTGATGCTCGCGGTGCACCACGAGGGGCACGCCGTCGTGTCGCGGGGTCCCCGCGAGCAGATGGAACTGCACACCCAGGCCATGCACGATTACGGCCTGTGGGCGACCGTGCGGAACGGAGCATCCTCATGA
- a CDS encoding DUF2017 family protein: MTDRIVVLEISAIEAVHLSGMVRQFLELLDETSVEGAAPPDPAVARLLPDAYADDADASAEFRRLTGSDLLDRRRHDAGVVLATLSTGGPELDIVTAEEADLTRAFVLTLDGEESGAWMRVLAAIRLVLASRLGIETEDDHDEEDPRFGIYEWLGFRLDGLVQAVDASH; this comes from the coding sequence ATGACCGACCGGATCGTCGTCCTCGAGATCTCGGCCATCGAGGCCGTTCATCTCTCCGGGATGGTGCGGCAATTCCTCGAACTCCTCGACGAGACATCCGTCGAGGGCGCCGCTCCCCCCGACCCCGCCGTTGCGCGCCTCCTCCCGGACGCGTACGCCGATGACGCCGACGCCTCCGCCGAGTTCCGCCGGCTCACGGGCTCCGACCTGCTGGACCGCCGCAGGCATGACGCCGGCGTGGTGCTCGCGACGCTCTCGACCGGCGGGCCGGAACTCGACATCGTGACGGCCGAAGAGGCCGACTTGACGCGCGCTTTCGTGCTCACGCTCGACGGCGAAGAATCGGGTGCATGGATGCGGGTGCTCGCCGCCATTCGCCTGGTGCTCGCATCGCGGCTCGGGATCGAGACGGAGGACGACCACGACGAGGAAGATCCCCGCTTCGGGATCTACGAGTGGCTGGGCTTCCGGCTGGACGGTCTCGTGCAGGCGGTAGACGCCTCCCACTGA
- the dinB gene encoding DNA polymerase IV — translation MGRADGSGRLVSSDAADDTGAGILHVDMDAFYASVEVLDDPSLRGKPIIVGGTEGRGVVSAASYEARRYGVRSAMSMGQALRLCPMATVVSPHFDRYIALSAQVMSIFSDVTPLVEPLSIDEAFLDVRGARRLWGSPGVIARALRQRVKDETGLTCSIGAAATKHVAKMASTISKPDGLLIVAERDTAAFLAPRPVRALWGVGPKASEALESRGIRTVSDVLGTPRAVLDRALGAAMGERIWSLARGIDAREVDTTRVEKSIGHEETFSDDISSTGVLHVELRRLADRVGSRLRGHGVEAATIAIKVRFSDFTTLSRSRTLAEPSAVGQRIGEAAIELFDAIERPLPVRLIGVRAEKLRAPTSGFALWDDDEEWRRVEGALDDATARFGKGVITRAALLGPMRDTGALPSHPRPSAHER, via the coding sequence ATGGGTCGAGCTGACGGATCGGGACGCCTCGTCTCGTCGGATGCGGCGGATGACACCGGGGCAGGAATCCTGCACGTCGACATGGACGCGTTCTACGCGTCGGTAGAGGTGCTCGACGACCCGTCTCTTCGCGGTAAGCCGATCATCGTCGGGGGCACCGAGGGTCGAGGCGTGGTGTCCGCGGCCTCGTACGAGGCGCGTCGATACGGCGTGCGTTCGGCGATGTCGATGGGACAGGCATTGCGCCTGTGTCCGATGGCGACCGTCGTGAGCCCTCATTTCGACCGCTACATCGCCCTGTCCGCGCAGGTCATGTCGATCTTCTCCGATGTCACCCCGCTGGTGGAGCCCCTCTCGATCGACGAGGCGTTCCTCGATGTGCGCGGTGCGCGACGTCTGTGGGGGAGCCCCGGCGTGATCGCTCGTGCGCTCCGCCAGCGCGTCAAGGACGAGACGGGCCTCACCTGCAGCATCGGTGCGGCGGCCACGAAGCACGTGGCGAAGATGGCGTCCACGATCAGCAAACCCGACGGCCTGCTGATCGTCGCCGAGCGCGACACAGCGGCCTTCCTCGCTCCGCGACCGGTACGAGCCCTGTGGGGCGTCGGTCCGAAGGCGTCCGAGGCGCTCGAGTCGCGCGGCATCCGCACGGTGAGCGACGTGCTCGGCACCCCGCGCGCGGTGCTCGACCGTGCGCTCGGCGCGGCGATGGGGGAGCGCATCTGGAGCCTCGCCCGCGGCATCGACGCCCGTGAGGTCGACACGACCCGCGTCGAGAAGAGCATCGGGCACGAAGAGACCTTCTCCGACGACATCTCTTCGACGGGCGTGCTCCACGTCGAGCTGAGGCGCCTCGCCGACCGAGTGGGATCACGCCTCCGCGGCCACGGGGTCGAGGCGGCCACGATCGCCATCAAGGTGCGGTTCTCGGATTTCACGACGCTCAGTCGATCCCGCACGCTCGCCGAGCCGTCAGCGGTGGGGCAACGCATCGGCGAGGCGGCTATCGAGCTCTTCGACGCCATCGAGCGCCCACTTCCCGTCCGGCTGATCGGAGTTCGCGCCGAGAAGCTCCGCGCTCCTACGTCGGGGTTCGCGCTCTGGGATGACGATGAGGAGTGGCGCAGGGTCGAGGGTGCGCTCGACGACGCGACCGCGCGCTTCGGGAAGGGCGTCATCACTCGGGCGGCTCTCCTCGGCCCGATGCGTGACACGGGGGCTCTGCCGTCGCACCCCCGCCCGTCCGCACACGAGCGCTGA
- the gatB gene encoding Asp-tRNA(Asn)/Glu-tRNA(Gln) amidotransferase subunit GatB produces MAKSALMDFDEALERFEPVMGFEVHVELNTATKMFSGAPNPANEANHSAAPNTLVAPVDMGLPGALPNVNAEAVRYSISLGLALGCSIAASSRFARKNYFYPDLGKNYQISQYDEPIAFEGEVEVELADGTLVRVPIERAHMEEDAGKLTHVGGATGRIQGAEYSLVDYNRAGVPLVEIVTKPIYGGEHRSPEIAKAYVQAIRDIVLSLGISEARMERGNLRCDANVSLRPRTPEGEAPAPLGTRTETKNVNSMRSVERAVRYEIQRQAAILAGGGTITQETRHWHEDTGTTSPGRPKSDADDYRYFPEPDLLPVAPSIELIEELRAQLPEPPAVRRRRLKADWGFTDLEFQDVANGGLLAEVEATVAAGASPASARKWWTGEISRIANAADREASDLIAPADVAALQKLIDAGTLTDKLARQVLEGVVAGEGTPQEVIDARGLAVVSDDGALIAAIDDALASQPDVMAKIRDGKVQAAGAVIGAVMKAMKGQADAARVRELILERAAQ; encoded by the coding sequence ATGGCCAAGAGTGCACTGATGGACTTCGATGAGGCGCTCGAGCGCTTCGAACCCGTGATGGGGTTCGAGGTGCATGTGGAGTTGAACACCGCGACGAAGATGTTCTCGGGCGCGCCCAACCCCGCCAACGAGGCCAACCACAGCGCCGCGCCGAACACCCTCGTGGCGCCGGTCGACATGGGGCTGCCGGGGGCGCTTCCCAACGTCAACGCCGAAGCGGTCCGCTATTCGATCAGCCTCGGGCTCGCGCTCGGATGCTCCATCGCCGCGTCGAGCCGGTTCGCGCGGAAGAACTACTTCTACCCCGACCTCGGGAAGAACTACCAGATCTCCCAGTACGACGAGCCGATCGCGTTCGAGGGCGAGGTCGAGGTGGAGCTGGCGGACGGCACCCTCGTTCGCGTGCCGATCGAGCGCGCCCACATGGAGGAGGACGCCGGCAAGCTCACGCACGTCGGAGGTGCGACCGGGCGCATCCAGGGCGCGGAGTACTCCCTCGTCGACTACAACCGCGCGGGGGTCCCGCTCGTTGAGATCGTCACCAAGCCGATCTACGGGGGCGAGCACCGCTCGCCCGAGATCGCGAAGGCGTACGTGCAGGCCATCCGCGACATCGTGCTGTCGCTCGGCATCTCCGAAGCCCGCATGGAGCGCGGAAACCTCCGCTGCGACGCGAACGTCTCCCTCCGTCCGCGCACTCCCGAAGGCGAGGCGCCCGCTCCGCTCGGAACCCGCACCGAGACGAAGAACGTCAACTCGATGCGGTCGGTCGAGCGCGCCGTGCGCTACGAGATCCAGCGGCAGGCGGCGATCCTCGCCGGCGGCGGCACGATAACCCAGGAGACCCGCCACTGGCACGAGGACACCGGGACGACCTCGCCGGGACGGCCGAAGTCCGATGCCGACGACTACCGATACTTCCCCGAGCCCGACCTGCTGCCCGTGGCACCGTCGATCGAGCTGATCGAGGAACTGCGCGCGCAGCTCCCCGAGCCGCCCGCGGTGCGTCGTCGCCGCTTGAAAGCCGACTGGGGCTTCACCGACCTCGAGTTCCAGGATGTCGCCAACGGCGGCCTCCTCGCCGAGGTCGAGGCGACGGTGGCGGCGGGCGCGAGCCCGGCCTCGGCGCGCAAGTGGTGGACCGGCGAGATCAGCCGCATCGCGAACGCGGCCGATCGCGAAGCATCCGATCTCATCGCTCCTGCCGACGTCGCCGCGCTGCAGAAACTCATCGACGCCGGCACGCTCACCGACAAGCTGGCCCGCCAGGTGCTCGAGGGCGTCGTGGCGGGGGAGGGCACGCCTCAGGAGGTCATCGACGCGCGAGGTCTCGCGGTGGTCTCCGACGATGGTGCGCTGATCGCCGCGATCGACGATGCGCTGGCATCTCAGCCCGATGTCATGGCGAAGATCCGCGACGGCAAGGTGCAGGCCGCCGGCGCGGTCATCGGTGCCGTGATGAAGGCGATGAAGGGCCAGGCCGACGCGGCGCGCGTCCGCGAGCTGATCCTCGAGCGCGCCGCTCAGTAA
- the gatA gene encoding Asp-tRNA(Asn)/Glu-tRNA(Gln) amidotransferase subunit GatA, translated as MSDLTRLNAADLASALAAGDVSSVEATRAHLDRISAVDGDVHAFLHVSDHAVAVAEDIDRRRAAGEELGPLAGVPLAIKDVLVTTDMPSTSGSKILEGYMSPYDATVVARSRAAGLVPLGKTNMDEFAMGSSTEHSAYGPTRNPWDLDRIPGGSGGGSAAAVAAFEAPLALGSDTGGSIRQPAHVTGTVGVKPTYGGVSRYGAIALASSLDQVGPVTRTVLDAGLLHDVIGGHDPNDSTSLTDTWPSFADAARDGARGDVLRGLKVGVIKELPDSGFQAGVSASFRASLAAMEAQGAEIVEISAPHFEYGVAAYYLILPAEASSNLAKFDSVRFGLRVTPPGGATVEEVMAATREAGFGDEVKRRIILGTYALSAGYYDAYYGSAQKVRTLIQQDFATAFAAVDVIATPSAPTTAFRIGEKIDDPLQMYLNDVTTIPANLAGVPGISIPSGLAEEDSLPVGIQFLAPVREDARLYRVGAALEALLVDSWGGPLLDRAPVLRQAQATEGVA; from the coding sequence GTGAGCGATCTCACTCGTCTGAATGCCGCCGATCTCGCGTCCGCCCTCGCGGCGGGCGACGTGTCGAGCGTCGAGGCGACGCGCGCGCACCTCGACCGGATCTCGGCCGTGGACGGCGACGTCCACGCCTTCCTGCACGTCAGCGACCACGCCGTCGCCGTCGCGGAGGACATCGATCGGCGCCGGGCCGCGGGCGAGGAGCTCGGCCCCCTCGCGGGCGTGCCGCTGGCGATCAAGGACGTGCTCGTGACCACCGACATGCCCTCGACGAGCGGTTCGAAGATCCTCGAGGGGTACATGTCGCCCTACGACGCCACGGTCGTCGCGCGTTCGCGCGCCGCGGGGCTCGTTCCGCTCGGCAAGACGAACATGGACGAGTTCGCCATGGGGTCGTCCACCGAGCACTCGGCCTACGGACCGACGCGCAACCCGTGGGATCTCGATCGCATCCCCGGCGGTTCGGGTGGCGGCTCGGCCGCCGCCGTGGCCGCCTTCGAGGCCCCGCTCGCACTGGGTTCCGACACCGGCGGCTCGATCCGGCAGCCCGCGCACGTGACGGGCACGGTCGGCGTGAAGCCGACCTACGGCGGGGTCAGCCGCTACGGAGCGATCGCACTCGCCTCGAGCCTCGACCAGGTCGGCCCCGTCACCCGCACGGTGCTCGACGCGGGCCTCCTGCACGACGTGATCGGCGGGCACGACCCGAACGACTCGACATCGCTGACCGACACCTGGCCGTCGTTCGCCGACGCGGCGCGCGACGGTGCCCGAGGCGACGTGCTGCGCGGGCTGAAGGTGGGAGTGATCAAGGAACTGCCCGACAGCGGTTTCCAGGCCGGCGTCTCCGCGTCCTTCCGCGCGTCTCTCGCGGCCATGGAGGCGCAGGGCGCCGAGATCGTCGAGATCAGCGCCCCCCATTTCGAGTACGGGGTGGCGGCCTACTACCTCATCCTCCCGGCGGAGGCATCGAGCAACCTGGCGAAGTTCGACTCCGTGCGGTTCGGCCTGCGTGTGACGCCTCCCGGCGGCGCGACCGTCGAGGAGGTCATGGCCGCCACGCGCGAAGCGGGGTTCGGCGACGAGGTGAAGCGCCGCATCATCCTGGGCACCTACGCCCTGTCGGCCGGCTACTACGACGCCTACTACGGAAGTGCGCAGAAGGTGCGGACGCTGATCCAGCAGGACTTCGCCACCGCGTTCGCGGCTGTCGACGTCATCGCCACACCGTCGGCGCCGACCACCGCGTTCCGCATCGGCGAGAAGATCGACGACCCGCTGCAGATGTACCTGAACGACGTGACCACGATCCCGGCGAACCTCGCCGGTGTGCCGGGCATCTCGATTCCTTCCGGACTCGCCGAGGAAGACAGCCTGCCCGTCGGCATCCAGTTCCTCGCGCCGGTTCGTGAGGACGCCCGCCTCTACCGCGTCGGCGCCGCGCTCGAAGCGTTGCTCGTCGACTCCTGGGGCGGCCCTCTGCTCGATCGGGCGCCGGTCCTTCGACAGGCTCAGGCAACGGAAGGTGTCGCGTGA
- the gatC gene encoding Asp-tRNA(Asn)/Glu-tRNA(Gln) amidotransferase subunit GatC — protein MSEITPDLVRHLGVLARIQLNDEEVERLTGQLDAIVDNIAKVSQVATPDVVATSHPVALENVFRADVPGGELSREQVLQNAPDATEDRFRVTAILGEEQ, from the coding sequence GTGTCTGAAATTACCCCCGATCTCGTGCGCCATCTCGGCGTGCTCGCCCGGATCCAGTTGAACGACGAGGAGGTCGAGCGCCTGACCGGCCAGCTCGACGCGATCGTCGACAACATCGCGAAGGTCTCGCAGGTCGCGACTCCCGACGTCGTCGCGACGAGCCACCCGGTGGCGCTGGAGAACGTCTTCCGAGCCGACGTGCCCGGCGGGGAGCTGAGCCGCGAGCAGGTGCTGCAGAACGCGCCCGATGCGACCGAAGACCGATTCCGTGTCACAGCGATCCTGGGGGAGGAACAGTGA
- a CDS encoding long-chain-fatty-acid--CoA ligase: MTTYDPPRPWIASYAEGVPSELDAVSGSLVDIVDASARDYPDAPALQFFGRVTTYRDLQDQISRAAEGLRSLGVKAGDPVAIVLPNCPQHIVAFYAVLRLGAVVVEHNPLYTPRELRKQFEDHGAKHAIVWNKVVRTVQEFPSDLRVDALVSIDVTRAMPAATRFALRLPIAKARESRAALTEKVSGTVLWEKVLGASPLAPSHPRPATDDLAIIQYTSGTTGVPKGASLTHRNLLANAAQSRAWVPQITRGEGCVVYAVLPMFHAYGLTLCLTFAMSMGARLVLFPRFDPDMVLAVTKKHPATFLPLVPPIADRLLKASLEKGVPLTGTDIAISGAMALPHDLVVPFEAESGGYLVEGYGLSECSPVLMANPVAANRVPGTVGLPLPGTECRVVDPDNPTSDVAPGAAGELLVRGPQVFDGYFGRPEETEAVFVDGWFRTGDIVTIDDAGFVRIVDRIKELIITGGFNVAPTEVENVLRQHPLVEDVAVVGLPDEHSGEEVVAAVVLAPGAALDEDAIRTFARGILTPYKVPRRVVVVDELPKSLIGKVLRRQVREQLLTGS, from the coding sequence GTGACGACCTACGACCCGCCGCGCCCCTGGATCGCCAGCTACGCGGAAGGGGTGCCGTCCGAACTCGACGCGGTGTCGGGGTCGCTCGTCGACATCGTCGACGCCTCGGCCCGGGACTACCCCGACGCTCCCGCCCTGCAGTTCTTCGGGCGCGTCACGACCTATCGCGACCTCCAGGACCAGATCTCCCGGGCGGCGGAAGGACTCCGCTCTCTCGGGGTGAAGGCCGGCGACCCCGTCGCGATCGTGCTCCCCAACTGCCCGCAGCACATCGTCGCCTTCTACGCGGTCCTCCGCCTCGGCGCCGTCGTCGTCGAGCACAACCCGCTCTACACGCCGCGAGAGCTACGGAAGCAGTTCGAAGATCACGGTGCGAAGCACGCGATCGTCTGGAACAAGGTCGTGCGGACCGTGCAGGAGTTCCCCTCCGACCTGAGGGTCGACGCACTCGTCTCGATCGACGTGACTCGCGCGATGCCCGCCGCCACCCGGTTCGCCCTGCGCCTGCCGATCGCGAAGGCGCGCGAGTCACGGGCGGCGCTCACCGAGAAGGTGTCGGGCACCGTGCTGTGGGAGAAGGTCCTGGGCGCGTCGCCGCTCGCCCCCTCGCACCCTCGCCCGGCCACGGACGATCTCGCGATCATCCAGTACACGAGCGGCACGACGGGGGTCCCGAAGGGGGCATCGCTGACCCACCGCAATCTGCTCGCCAACGCGGCGCAGTCTCGCGCGTGGGTACCGCAGATCACCCGGGGCGAGGGATGCGTCGTCTACGCCGTCCTCCCGATGTTCCACGCCTACGGTCTGACCCTCTGCCTCACCTTCGCCATGTCGATGGGAGCTCGGCTCGTCCTCTTCCCCCGCTTCGATCCCGACATGGTGCTCGCGGTGACGAAGAAGCATCCGGCGACTTTTCTCCCTCTCGTGCCGCCCATCGCCGACCGACTGCTGAAGGCGTCCCTCGAGAAGGGGGTTCCTCTGACCGGAACCGACATCGCCATCTCCGGCGCGATGGCGCTCCCGCATGACCTCGTCGTGCCCTTCGAGGCGGAGTCGGGCGGGTACCTCGTCGAGGGCTACGGACTCAGCGAGTGCTCGCCCGTCCTCATGGCGAACCCCGTCGCGGCGAACCGCGTGCCGGGCACCGTCGGCCTGCCGCTGCCCGGCACCGAGTGCCGCGTCGTCGATCCCGATAATCCGACGTCGGACGTCGCTCCCGGGGCGGCAGGCGAGCTGCTCGTGCGGGGGCCGCAGGTGTTCGACGGGTACTTCGGTCGCCCCGAAGAGACGGAGGCGGTGTTCGTCGACGGATGGTTCCGCACGGGCGACATCGTGACGATCGACGATGCGGGCTTCGTGCGTATCGTCGACCGCATCAAGGAGCTCATCATCACCGGTGGGTTCAACGTGGCCCCGACCGAGGTGGAGAACGTTCTGCGGCAGCATCCGCTGGTCGAGGACGTTGCGGTCGTCGGCCTTCCCGATGAGCACAGCGGCGAGGAAGTGGTCGCCGCGGTCGTGCTAGCGCCCGGAGCAGCGCTGGACGAGGACGCCATCCGCACCTTTGCGCGTGGCATCCTCACCCCCTACAAGGTGCCCCGCCGGGTCGTCGTGGTCGACGAGCTGCCGAAGTCGCTGATCGGCAAGGTGCTGAGACGACAGGTGCGCGAGCAACTGCTCACGGGCTCCTGA